The genomic segment GGTGCGCCACTAGGGCAATTAGACTTTGAAGATGTTGTGTATTGGGAACACATAAAAGAAATTATCGATTGGTCTCAGCAGCATGTCACATCGGTATTGTTTTTATGCTGGGCTGCCCATGCGGGTTTATTTCACTTATATGATTTACATCGAAAATTGCTAGAGAAGAAACGTTCTGGTGTGTTTAACCACAGTCGCTGTAATAAACCACATCCGTTATTACGTGGTTTCGATGATGAATTTTTTGCGCCTCATTCACGTTTCGCTGAAATGGATATTAATGATATTAAGCAGCATCCTGATTTAGAAGTATTGGCTGAATCAAAAGAAGCTGGAGCTTATATCGTGTTAAGTCGAAATAATCGAAACTTGTTTGTAATGGGTCATCCAGAATATCAAAAATCGACGTTAAACGACGAATACCTGCGTGATATTGAGCAAGGTCTAAAACCAAGTGTTCCCACTCATTATTATCGTGACGATAACCCTAAAAATGACGCCGTTGCCAAATGGCATAGTCATGGCAGTTTGTTAGTCAGTAATTGGCTTAATTATTATGTTTATCAGTTAACGCCGTATGATTTATCTGACATGAGTGCAATGACGCCATGGGAAACCGGTCGTTAGTGTCTCAATATTAAGTCATTCGTTTAATTAAAGGCGCCATTTAGTATGACTAAGTGGCGCTTTTAGTCTCACCTTATTGCCTGGAAAATACCCAAAATAATTAGTTGTTTAGCACAAGTTAATACTTGGGATTGAAATCAAGCCCAACCAGTGTCGTGTCGTTGTTTCTTCGGTTAGGATTTTTGAATACTTAGTTAACGTAGCTGAGTCTTGCTGAGTATTACTTTTCAAACGGATCTGAAATTTAATGAGGGTATTCAATTGAATAACAAGAAACTACTCCCGCTAGCGTTTGCTATTGCTGGGTTATCTGGAGCCTTGCAAGCCGCACCGCATGCTCCCACGCCACAAACGGGCGCTTTCGATTTAGTGATTGCCGATGAGCAGAAGTTAATAGAAATGCTCAAGAAATCAGGAAAAATCTCACAAAGTGCTAGCTTAAAAGAAGCTGAAACAGCGTTAAAAACCTACCTTAAAAAACGTCAATCAGAAGCGGTACTAAATGCCGCAGCGCTCGATGCTGCTGTAGTCAGTCAGTATCCTATGACTAATGAAATTAAAGGTAAGGCTAAACATCATAAACGGCATGAAGCGTCAAAAGGACAGCTAACAGCCAATGCGATGCGAAGCCGTCCTGCGAATGTTCAAGAAGAAGTATATGAAGGTGAAACACGAGAAGCACGTGTTTTAGCGATTTTGATGGAGTTCCCTGACTTTGTGCATAATTCTATCTTACCTGATGAAGCAGGTATGTATTATGAGGATTACAACCCAGACCATTATCGTCAAATCCTTTTTGGTGACGATGGTTGGGTTGCGCCGAATGGTCATCATGCTAATTCGTTTAGACAATTTTATGAGAAACAGTCAGGTGACAGTTATACCGTCACTGGCGATGTTGCTGGTTGGT from the Shewanella japonica genome contains:
- the metA gene encoding homoserine O-acetyltransferase MetA, whose translation is MPVRIPDNLPAAEILESENIFVMSETRAANQDIRPMRVLILNLMPNKIETETQLLRLLGNTPLQVDVDLLRIHDKASKHTSIDHMNTFYRDFEAVKTRNYDGLIITGAPLGQLDFEDVVYWEHIKEIIDWSQQHVTSVLFLCWAAHAGLFHLYDLHRKLLEKKRSGVFNHSRCNKPHPLLRGFDDEFFAPHSRFAEMDINDIKQHPDLEVLAESKEAGAYIVLSRNNRNLFVMGHPEYQKSTLNDEYLRDIEQGLKPSVPTHYYRDDNPKNDAVAKWHSHGSLLVSNWLNYYVYQLTPYDLSDMSAMTPWETGR